CGAGCAGGTGCGAGAGGCCGGTGCTGGCGAAGAAGCCGGCGACGTGGAGCGGGTACGGGAGACTCGGCTTCAACCGCGACCGTTCGTAGGGGATCTCGGCGAGGTCGGCGTCCAGCAAGCGTATCATCCCGATTTTCGGCTTGACGACGCCGAAGATCAGCTCGCCGTCGGAGCCGGGAAGCGCGCCCATCCGCCACGAGGGCGGGAGCCGCGCGGCGCTCTCGAGGAAGTCGCCGTCGGCGTAGGCGACGCGGGTCCCGCTCCGGCCGCGGGCGACGGGGTTGCTCGCGTGCGCGAGGCGAGGATAGTAGTTCTGGAAGTGGGCGTCCACGACCGCCTGTTCGAAGTCGGTCTCCTCGGTTCGGGCCGCTTCGCGTCGATACGAGCCCATCGGGTCCACGTCGGCGTCGACGATGTCCGTCACCTCCTCGGCCGGCAGCGACGCCTCGCTGTGGTACATCGAGTCGACGAGCGACGACGCCTCCTGCAGGTGATACCGGCTGAGGTGCTGGCCCAACAGTTCGCCGACGATCCCCTCCATGAGGACGTTCGGCTCGCGGCCGTCGATGTTGTCGGTCGCGGTCAGGTTGAGCGCGAAGTTCCAGTTGACCAGCCCGTCGGTGGCGTCCACGGTCTTCTCCAGCGTCGGGAGGAATCGGTCGGGCGTCAACGGGACCGTCTCGTTGGGCAGTTCCAGCGTCTCCGCGACGTCCTCGGCGAGGCGGACGTTGATGCCGCCGCCGGGGTTGGCGTCGTACGTGTAGGTGGTCAGCGAGTCGAAGGCGTCACGCTCGCGCTGGACGCGCGCGAACTCGCTCACCGTCGCGCGGCTGTCGAGCCCCCCCGAGAGCCAGATCCCCACGTCGCCCGAGACGGTGTTGGCAGTCCGGTCGACCGTCCGCTTGAACTCCGCGGTCAGGTCGTGGAAGTACTCCGTCGTCGGTTCGGCGGGGTCGTAGTCCGGCCGCCAGTAGCGTCGCCCGGTCACCTCGCCGCCGTGATACTCGACGACAGTCCCCGGGTGAACCGACTTGACCCCCTCCAGCAGCGTCGTGTCGCTCCACATGTGGCCCATCAGGATCAGGTCGCTCACGCCCTGGGGGTCCACGCTGGGGTCGTCGAGCGCGGGCATGAGCTGTGAGGTCCCTGAGGCGAAGGAGAATCCGTCGTCGTGTCGGTACACCGGCGGCCGGCTGCCGATCTTGTCGGTGGCGAGCAGGACCCGGTCCTCGCTCGCGTCGACCGCGGCGATCGTGAACGGCCCGTCCAGCGTTTCGAGCGTCGGGTCGGGCGCCTGGAGCAGCCGCTCGAAGATCGTCTCCGTGTCCCACCCGAGTTCGGCGCGGTTCGAGACCGCACCGTCGATCACGCCCGCGGCCTGTCCGTCGCGCCAGAACGTATGCCCCTCCGGGTCCTTCTCGCCGTGGTGGCGGATCCCCACGCCGTGGGACCCGGTGTCGAAGCGGTCGGTCCCGTACCAGGACTCCCGGGCCATGGTGTCCAGCATGTCGTCGAGGACCGACTCGCCGACGGTGCCGCCGACGATCCCCGTCAGTGCCATCGCCGCCCCTCGGTCGTCGCGCCGCCGGCCTGTCTCCTGTCCCGCTCGTACGCAGTTCCCGTCATCGCCCCGAAGGTATCCGGCAGTGGGCTTTGGTATACGCCTCCTAAGCGGCGAGCGTGGGGATCGGGCGGCTCGAACGGGCGCCGCCGTGAGCCGGCGTCGACGGGTCGAGCTCCCGGTCGGCGTCGCCCGCATCGGGCAGCCGGCCAGGGTACAAGCCTTATAACAATTCGGCTACGCAGGAAGGCTTACTCGACAGCGAAACGATGCTCTCGAAACGCCAACTGCGACGAGTCGCGACGTGGGCCGTCGACAGCCCGAACCTGCTCGCCCGACAGGTCAACCGGGCCTATCACACCCGGGCGTTCAACCGCGAGTTCAACCACGACGGAGTGTCCGTCGTCGACGAGGACTGGGACACCCTGATCGTACTCGACGCCTGTCGGTACGACCTGTTCGAAGAACGCCACGACCTCCCAGGGACGCTCTCGGCCAGGGAGTCACGGGCCGCCCACACCTCTGAGTTTATCCTCGGGAACTTCCACGAGCGGGACCTGACCGACACCGTCTACGTGACGGCCAGCCCGATCCTCGAACGGGGCTACCAGCACAAGTACGACCCGTCGTTCCACGCGGTCGTCAACGTCTGGCAGGAGGACGGGTGGGACGACGAGTACAACACCGTGCTGCCGGAGACGATGGCCGAGTACGCGCTGGAGACCGCCGAGCGCTACCCGAACAAGCGGCTGATCGTCCACTTCATGCAACCGCACTACCCGTTCGTCGGCTCGGGGCTGGCCCTGGACAAGGAGACCGTGCCCGATCCCGAGGAGATCGAGACCGACGTCTGGCACGAGATGATGCGCGAACGGGCGTCGATCACCCGAGAGGAGATCACCGAGGCCTACCATCGCAACTTCGACGTGGTCCAGCCCCACGTGCGGGAGTTGCTCGACGAACTCTCCGGCAAGAGCGTCGTCACCTCCGACCACGGCAACATGCTTGGCGAACGGGCCCGCCCGATCCCGATCCGCGAGTGGGGCCACCCCGACGGCGTCTACACCCCGGAGCTGGTGACGGTCCCGTGGCTCGAATACGAGAGCGGCCCGAGGCGAGAGGTCGTCGCCGAGGCGCCCATCGACGAGACCGAGGGCGACGACGCCGTCGAGGACGACGTGGTGACCGAGCGACTCAGGAACCTCGGCTACGCCGAGTAGGGGCGCGGTCGAGACGTGATCGAAGCCGGCCTCGCCGTTCAGTCCGAGAGCCGACGTTTGACGCGCCGGTAGTTGTTCTTCAGGAGGAACCGGCCGACGAAGCCGGGCTCCTCGCGCTGTTTCGTGTGGCTGTGGTAGGTCCCGAGTTCGTCTGGCTCCCACGGTTCGAAGTCGGGCGAGCGGAGCTTCTCGACGCCGGTGGCGAAGATCTCCCGCTGGATGGCCGCGGTCGCTTCGCCGATGTCGGCGTACGTCGGGTCGGGCGGGAGTTCCCGGGAGTCGATCTCGACGATCCGCCCGCCGTCGATGTCCTCCGTGAGCCGCTGGAGCGTCACGGCGACCCTGTCGTCGTCGTTGACGAAGGTGATCTTCGGTCCCATCCCGCGGTAGTCGCGGATGTCGCAGCCGTGCGTGCTGAGGACGCCGTGTTCGGGCGCGTCGAGGACCGGCCCCTTGAGGAGGCCGAACCCGAATCGGACGAGCACGTCGCACTCCTCGCCGAGGGTCTCGGTGACATCCTCGGGGAGCGTGTTCCAGGCGCCGCCGGCCGGGACCGGGTCGACCTCGTGGGTCCGCACGTCGGAGAGGACGTCGACCGACTCGATAGGCTTGGACTGGCGCGCCTCCATCTGCTGGCGCTCGTCGAACAGCATCCACCCCAGCTTCCGGTCGGCGTAGATGAACGCCTTCAGTTTCTCGTCGCGCAGCACGTCGAAAAAGAGGCCGACGTCGGACGGGGCGACGCTGGCGCCGCGGTTGATCGCGTTGGCGCCCTGTTTGACTACCGAGGAGTCGTCCCTGACCGACGCGTCGACGACGACGCGTTCGATGCTCGCGCCGTCGACGGCGTCGACGTTTTCGAGGGCCGCTTCCTGCCAGTGCAGTACCATGGGGTTCGCGAGAACCCCGACTCGGATCGTGTTCTCAGTCATGGGTTCGGTCCAGTCGTGGGTTGGGTCAGTCGTTCCCGGCGGCGCCCACCGCCGGGACGGCCGCCGGGTCGTCGTCGAACAGCAGTCGTTCGAGGTCGCTCGGCGGAACGCGGAGTATCTCGCCGTGGTGGCGGCTCGTGTTGTACGGGTTGATCAGCACGCCCAGGTCGTCGTCGGCGCGGACGAACACGTAGGCGCTGGCGGCCGGGAGCGCCGCCAGCGCCTCGCCGAGGGCGGACCGACGGGTGAACGTGCACAGCTCGTGCCACTCGCGGTAGTCGGTCGCCGACGTAGTCGCGAGCACGCGGGCCGTCCGACTCCCGGAGTCGTCCCGGTCGGCGGTCGGCGCCGTGCTGTCGTAGCCACACTCGGCGGCCGTCGCGGCGACGACGACCGACTCGCCGCCCACCGACAGCGTCTCGACGTAGTAGACCGACTCCGCGGTCGTCCCGACCGTCACGGGTTCGGGCTCCTCGTCGCCGATCCGCTCGCGCGGCAGCGCGAGCAGTTCGACTGTGTCGACGTACGGACAGTCCATCCCCCAGAGGACGGCGTCGGGCGTGAACGCCAGCCCGACCGCGCGCCAGCGCTGGCTTCCGGTCCCCACGGACCGAAACTCGCCGTCGACGAAGTAGCCGACCGCACTCTCGTCGTCCGTGTCGCCGGTGGTCCCCCAGAGCCGTTCGCCGTAGGGGTCGTGGAACAGCCCGTGGAAGTGCCGGGCGTCCGCCCGGACATGATACGTCGACCACGAGTGCCCCGCATCGTCACTGTGGAGGACGCGCGCGTCGTCGTCACCCAGCGGGTACTCCGCGAGATACAGACCGCCCTCGTGTTCGCACAGCGACGTGGGGAGTACGCCCATCGGGCCGGATGGGTCGGGCAACTCGTGGGCGACCGACCACGACCGCCCGCCGTCGGCGGAGGCGAACACCCACTGCCCGACGGTGGCGACCAGGCCCTCGGCGCCGACCGGCCAGACGTTCGTCGTCGTGTACGCCCCGACGAGCGGTCCGAGCAAGCGCTTGGTCCGTCCCGCGTTCAGGACGCGGAACCGAACCCCGTCCAGCCCGCGACCGGGACTCGGAATCGTCCCGCGGTCCGTAATCTCACTCCCTGGCCGCCACGCCGAGACGCGACGACCGTCCGCGCAGTAGCCGACCTGATTCCGGATCCCACCGAGTTGCATCGGTGTTCCGTACCCCACGGTCGCCCTTTGTTAACGACTCAATACAGGGTCGGCCGTTCGTCTCACCCGACCGCCAGTCCAGCGTCGTCCGGCGCGATCCGCCGCGTCGAGGCCAGCGACACTCGACCACAGCGAACGAGCCCATAGACTCGGGACGGTTCGTTTAAGCTGAAAATAACAAGACCACCACGGGTCGATAGCTCGAACAGCATCTAGGTGACCACTCCAGCAATGTCATTCATCACCGACGCGGGCGGCGCTCACAGCGAAGCGAAATCCCTTCTGAAGGCAGCCGTGAGCCACCCGACAGCGTTGGCCGTGTTCGTCACCACCGGCGGGCTCGTCGTTCAGCTCGACGGGGTCCCGGGACCCGTCCGGACGGTCGTCGCGCTGCCGCTGGTGTTTTTCGCCCCGGGCTACATGCTCGCGGCGACGATATACCCCGAGCGGTACACTGGATCGCACGGCGACGACGCGCTGCTGTCCGGCGGCGGGCGGGACCGCCACGGGCTCCACCCGCTCGAACGGATCGCCCTCTCCATCGGCCTCAGCGTCGCGATCGTTCCGCTGCTCGGCGTGGCCGTCTGGGCCGCCTTCGGCGAGTTCACTCGCGCACTCGTTCTCGCCGGTCTCGTGAGCGTCGTCGGTCTGCTGCTCCCGGTCGCGCTCGCTCGCCGCTACGGTCTCGCCCCGGACCGACGACTGGTCACCCGGCCCCGGACCCAGATCCGGCGTTTCGGTCGATGGCTCTCCGGGTCGTCGACCGCGGAGACAGCGACGAACGTGGTCCTCGTGGCCAGTATCGTCCTCGCGGCGGGCGCGTTCACGTACGGGGTCGCGGTCCCCGTCGACGGCGAGTCCTACTCTACCGCCGCGCTGCTCACGGATCAGGACGGCGGCCCGACCGCCGAGGGCTATCCGACGAACTTCACCGC
This DNA window, taken from Halosimplex litoreum, encodes the following:
- a CDS encoding alkaline phosphatase family protein; the encoded protein is MLSKRQLRRVATWAVDSPNLLARQVNRAYHTRAFNREFNHDGVSVVDEDWDTLIVLDACRYDLFEERHDLPGTLSARESRAAHTSEFILGNFHERDLTDTVYVTASPILERGYQHKYDPSFHAVVNVWQEDGWDDEYNTVLPETMAEYALETAERYPNKRLIVHFMQPHYPFVGSGLALDKETVPDPEEIETDVWHEMMRERASITREEITEAYHRNFDVVQPHVRELLDELSGKSVVTSDHGNMLGERARPIPIREWGHPDGVYTPELVTVPWLEYESGPRREVVAEAPIDETEGDDAVEDDVVTERLRNLGYAE
- a CDS encoding asparagine synthase-related protein, producing the protein MALTGIVGGTVGESVLDDMLDTMARESWYGTDRFDTGSHGVGIRHHGEKDPEGHTFWRDGQAAGVIDGAVSNRAELGWDTETIFERLLQAPDPTLETLDGPFTIAAVDASEDRVLLATDKIGSRPPVYRHDDGFSFASGTSQLMPALDDPSVDPQGVSDLILMGHMWSDTTLLEGVKSVHPGTVVEYHGGEVTGRRYWRPDYDPAEPTTEYFHDLTAEFKRTVDRTANTVSGDVGIWLSGGLDSRATVSEFARVQRERDAFDSLTTYTYDANPGGGINVRLAEDVAETLELPNETVPLTPDRFLPTLEKTVDATDGLVNWNFALNLTATDNIDGREPNVLMEGIVGELLGQHLSRYHLQEASSLVDSMYHSEASLPAEEVTDIVDADVDPMGSYRREAARTEETDFEQAVVDAHFQNYYPRLAHASNPVARGRSGTRVAYADGDFLESAARLPPSWRMGALPGSDGELIFGVVKPKIGMIRLLDADLAEIPYERSRLKPSLPYPLHVAGFFASTGLSHLLGDPTYGGTSMAGQWYRDHDEIQSRLDDLIDDARDRWFLDGVAVEDRRQRHLDGESDESSALCSITTIELWLQRHFD
- a CDS encoding methionyl-tRNA formyltransferase-like protein; translated protein: MTENTIRVGVLANPMVLHWQEAALENVDAVDGASIERVVVDASVRDDSSVVKQGANAINRGASVAPSDVGLFFDVLRDEKLKAFIYADRKLGWMLFDERQQMEARQSKPIESVDVLSDVRTHEVDPVPAGGAWNTLPEDVTETLGEECDVLVRFGFGLLKGPVLDAPEHGVLSTHGCDIRDYRGMGPKITFVNDDDRVAVTLQRLTEDIDGGRIVEIDSRELPPDPTYADIGEATAAIQREIFATGVEKLRSPDFEPWEPDELGTYHSHTKQREEPGFVGRFLLKNNYRRVKRRLSD
- a CDS encoding DUF1616 domain-containing protein; translation: MSFITDAGGAHSEAKSLLKAAVSHPTALAVFVTTGGLVVQLDGVPGPVRTVVALPLVFFAPGYMLAATIYPERYTGSHGDDALLSGGGRDRHGLHPLERIALSIGLSVAIVPLLGVAVWAAFGEFTRALVLAGLVSVVGLLLPVALARRYGLAPDRRLVTRPRTQIRRFGRWLSGSSTAETATNVVLVASIVLAAGAFTYGVAVPVDGESYSTAALLTDQDGGPTAEGYPTNFTAGEPESLTIQVTNSENAETKYTIVETVERVTIRNSGIDVVDRSELGRERVTLREGATARLDREVAPDLTGESLQLSYYVYKGSAPEQPSRSTAYRDLHLWITVEPA
- a CDS encoding beta propeller repeat protein; this translates as MGYGTPMQLGGIRNQVGYCADGRRVSAWRPGSEITDRGTIPSPGRGLDGVRFRVLNAGRTKRLLGPLVGAYTTTNVWPVGAEGLVATVGQWVFASADGGRSWSVAHELPDPSGPMGVLPTSLCEHEGGLYLAEYPLGDDDARVLHSDDAGHSWSTYHVRADARHFHGLFHDPYGERLWGTTGDTDDESAVGYFVDGEFRSVGTGSQRWRAVGLAFTPDAVLWGMDCPYVDTVELLALPRERIGDEEPEPVTVGTTAESVYYVETLSVGGESVVVAATAAECGYDSTAPTADRDDSGSRTARVLATTSATDYREWHELCTFTRRSALGEALAALPAASAYVFVRADDDLGVLINPYNTSRHHGEILRVPPSDLERLLFDDDPAAVPAVGAAGND